One Verrucomicrobiaceae bacterium genomic window carries:
- a CDS encoding DUF58 domain-containing protein: protein MTTFLDPAALMRIKSLELRAKVVVEGLWKGMHRSPYHGFSVEFSEYRAYVQGDDPRYIDWKVLARSDRTYIKKFEDETNLRCQLVIDHSKSMKYGSQGYTKADYASTLAATLASFLMKQGDAAGLTTFADGVEEHLPPRNRPGHLRRIITELERPAKAAGTSLDLSVGQLADLLRKRGMICLITDLLAPIEHLEKQLALLGAMGHDLVLFHLMDRAEIDFTFEKSAHFRDAETGAERFIDPQIAREGYLQRLQAHRDTIQAATDRHNVEYHFCPTDRPLEEVLFDFLSVRQRKKTSKRLSAA from the coding sequence ATGACCACCTTTCTTGATCCCGCCGCGCTCATGCGCATCAAATCGCTCGAACTGCGGGCCAAGGTCGTCGTCGAGGGGCTCTGGAAAGGCATGCATCGCAGTCCGTATCACGGCTTCTCCGTCGAGTTCTCCGAATACCGCGCTTACGTGCAGGGCGATGATCCGCGCTACATCGACTGGAAGGTGCTCGCTCGCAGCGACCGCACCTACATCAAGAAATTCGAGGACGAGACGAATCTGCGCTGCCAGCTCGTCATCGATCACAGCAAGTCGATGAAATATGGCTCGCAGGGCTACACGAAGGCGGACTACGCATCCACCCTGGCTGCCACGCTCGCCTCCTTCCTCATGAAACAAGGCGATGCCGCTGGGCTGACCACCTTTGCCGATGGCGTCGAAGAACACCTACCACCGCGCAATCGCCCTGGCCACCTACGCCGCATCATCACCGAGCTGGAGCGTCCCGCAAAGGCCGCTGGCACCTCGCTCGATCTCTCCGTCGGCCAGCTCGCCGATCTGCTGCGGAAGCGCGGCATGATCTGCCTCATCACCGATCTACTCGCCCCCATCGAGCACTTGGAGAAGCAGCTCGCCCTCCTAGGAGCGATGGGGCATGACCTGGTGCTCTTTCACCTCATGGACCGTGCGGAGATCGACTTCACCTTTGAAAAGTCCGCGCACTTCCGCGATGCCGAGACGGGCGCTGAGCGCTTCATTGACCCACAAATCGCCCGCGAAGGCTACTTGCAGCGCCTTCAGGCCCACCGTGACACCATCCAGGCCGCCACCGATCGTCACAACGTCGAGTACCACTTCTGCCCCACCGATCGCCCTCTCGAAGAAGTGCTCTTCGACTTCCTCAGTGTCCGTCAGCGCAAAAAAACCTCCAAGCGTCTTTCTGCCGCCTAA
- the rpoN gene encoding RNA polymerase factor sigma-54 — protein sequence MSSQGFQQIQTQKLALGPQMQQSLQILQAPTLELRQIIQQEVEQNPVIELESPETSLEDAIPNDPDDRSGDQDDLASASQMDDEWREYWQQSRQQNLARRSDDQERWQFMMDSIVAPTTLQEHLLSQLHTAEVSHPHITEHVEYLIGNLDDRGFLNTKIGDISLAQGIPIAELEEAKRLLQSFDPVGIGSEDLRECLLAQLERIGKKNTLVWHVVDQHLEELAAKHHPLIARKLSVPLDQIIRAADFISTLDPRPAQRFATSDNHYVTPDVVVERQNNTWVAVMRNDDLPRLRISNTYKDLISQEGSSSEVKDYVRDKIRGGKFLIRCIQQRQQTIHKIATEILRHQRDFLDKGAGHLKSLNMATVAADVGVHETTVSRAIAGKYIATPHGVFELRYFFTHGVKTESGEDMSSTSVKNAITDLVKAESGKKPLSDDKLTKLLEKQGIQVARRTVAKYREALGILPSHLRKSF from the coding sequence ATGTCCAGCCAGGGCTTTCAGCAGATTCAGACTCAAAAACTCGCCCTCGGGCCTCAGATGCAGCAAAGCCTGCAAATCCTGCAGGCTCCGACTCTGGAGCTACGCCAAATTATCCAGCAGGAGGTCGAGCAAAACCCTGTCATCGAGCTCGAGTCCCCCGAGACCTCTCTCGAAGACGCCATCCCTAATGACCCCGATGATCGCAGCGGCGATCAAGACGATCTCGCCAGTGCCAGCCAGATGGACGATGAATGGCGTGAGTACTGGCAGCAGAGCCGCCAGCAGAATCTCGCCCGCCGCAGTGATGACCAGGAGCGCTGGCAATTCATGATGGACAGCATTGTGGCCCCCACCACGCTGCAGGAGCACCTACTCTCCCAGCTCCACACCGCCGAGGTCAGCCATCCACACATCACCGAGCACGTGGAGTACCTCATCGGCAATCTCGATGACCGCGGCTTCCTCAATACCAAAATCGGTGACATCAGCCTCGCGCAGGGCATCCCCATCGCCGAGCTCGAGGAGGCCAAGCGCCTCCTCCAGAGCTTTGACCCCGTCGGCATCGGCTCCGAGGATCTGCGTGAGTGCCTACTGGCCCAGCTCGAGCGCATTGGCAAAAAAAACACCCTCGTTTGGCACGTCGTCGATCAGCACCTAGAGGAATTAGCCGCCAAGCATCATCCCCTCATCGCACGGAAGCTCAGCGTCCCGCTCGATCAGATCATCCGTGCCGCAGATTTCATCAGCACGCTCGATCCACGCCCCGCGCAGCGCTTTGCCACCTCTGACAATCACTACGTCACCCCCGATGTCGTGGTCGAGCGTCAAAACAACACCTGGGTCGCCGTCATGCGCAATGATGACCTGCCCCGCCTCCGCATCAGCAACACCTACAAAGACCTCATCAGTCAAGAAGGCTCCAGCAGCGAAGTGAAGGACTACGTGCGGGATAAAATCCGTGGCGGAAAATTCCTCATCCGCTGCATCCAGCAGCGCCAGCAGACCATTCATAAGATCGCCACAGAGATCCTCCGCCATCAGCGTGACTTCCTGGACAAAGGCGCAGGCCATCTCAAATCACTCAACATGGCCACCGTCGCGGCGGATGTCGGCGTGCATGAGACCACCGTCAGCCGCGCCATCGCGGGGAAATACATCGCCACACCTCACGGCGTCTTTGAGCTGCGCTACTTCTTCACCCACGGCGTGAAGACCGAGTCCGGTGAGGACATGAGCAGCACCAGCGTCAAAAATGCCATCACCGACCTCGTGAAGGCCGAATCGGGCAAAAAACCCCTCAGTGACGACAAGCTCACCAAGCTACTCGAAAAACAGGGCATCCAAGTCGCCCGCCGCACCGTCGCGAAATATCGCGAAGCACTCGGCATCCTCCCCAGTCACCTGCGAAAGAGCTTCTGA
- a CDS encoding C40 family peptidase → MKKRDWLILSLAAAVPPLCKAQEAVKLPAMVSSLEAEELQDFAQMPPRVQKIIRTALALTKRQLTYLLASHDPERGGMDCSGSIYRVLMDEKVPQVPRQSDEMCLWTQQSGTFQRTAGVQKLDEPIFAKMQPGDLLFWARRDGEVPGRKLPVTHVMLYLGKRAKDGKPLIYGSSDGRSYDGQKRRGVSVFDFTLPKKDSVTELYGYGTIPEIKKPKTEPNPKTKTTTSKPKAKKSTLDR, encoded by the coding sequence ATGAAAAAACGTGATTGGCTCATTCTCTCGCTCGCAGCAGCAGTCCCTCCACTTTGCAAAGCGCAGGAGGCCGTGAAACTGCCAGCGATGGTTTCCAGCTTGGAAGCAGAGGAATTGCAAGACTTCGCCCAGATGCCTCCACGGGTGCAAAAAATCATCCGCACCGCCTTAGCGCTCACCAAGCGCCAGCTCACCTACCTGCTAGCCTCGCACGACCCCGAGCGCGGAGGCATGGACTGCTCCGGCTCCATCTACCGCGTGCTCATGGATGAAAAAGTGCCCCAAGTGCCACGCCAGTCCGATGAGATGTGTCTCTGGACCCAGCAATCAGGCACCTTCCAGCGCACAGCGGGCGTGCAGAAGCTCGATGAGCCCATTTTTGCCAAAATGCAACCCGGCGACCTACTGTTCTGGGCGCGGCGCGATGGCGAAGTCCCCGGCCGCAAGTTGCCCGTCACGCATGTGATGCTCTACCTCGGCAAGCGGGCCAAAGACGGCAAACCGCTCATCTACGGCTCCAGCGATGGCCGCAGCTACGACGGCCAAAAGCGCCGTGGCGTCAGCGTCTTCGACTTCACCCTACCGAAGAAAGACTCCGTCACCGAGCTCTACGGCTACGGCACCATCCCCGAAATCAAGAAGCCGAAAACCGAGCCCAATCCCAAGACAAAAACCACCACCTCAAAGCCCAAGGCCAAGAAATCCACTCTCGACAGATAA
- a CDS encoding GNAT family N-acetyltransferase encodes MPITVRKAVSQRDFHRLYRFRYEVYVEEMQRPQHHANHDERTIIEPLDDTAHLFIAEDEQGRVVGTGRINFGGESDFGIYRQLYGLECLGDYPLPRVSITSKFMVAPSLRCSFLGLRLALEIYRFGLKEGIQIDFIDCNPHLESLFEGLGYRRYRSRIHHPEYGDVLPLVLLLSDLQHLESVRSPFARACRQLCPHHTAQQLLQPAIQAHHPSPTQTRAA; translated from the coding sequence ATGCCGATCACTGTCCGCAAGGCCGTCTCTCAGCGCGACTTCCATCGCCTCTATCGTTTCCGATATGAGGTGTATGTAGAAGAGATGCAGCGTCCGCAGCATCATGCCAACCATGATGAACGCACCATCATCGAGCCGCTGGATGACACGGCTCACCTGTTCATCGCAGAAGATGAGCAGGGCCGTGTGGTGGGCACCGGCAGGATAAACTTTGGTGGAGAATCCGACTTTGGAATCTATCGCCAATTGTATGGGTTGGAGTGCCTGGGGGACTACCCGCTGCCGCGCGTCAGCATCACCTCCAAGTTTATGGTGGCCCCCAGTCTGCGATGCAGTTTCCTCGGCCTCAGATTGGCCCTAGAGATCTATCGGTTTGGTCTCAAGGAGGGCATTCAAATCGACTTCATCGACTGCAATCCACATCTGGAATCGCTCTTCGAGGGACTAGGCTACCGCCGCTATCGCAGCCGAATCCATCACCCCGAATACGGTGACGTGCTGCCGCTGGTGCTGCTGCTCTCGGATCTGCAGCACCTGGAAAGTGTGCGCTCCCCCTTCGCACGCGCCTGCCGCCAGCTCTGCCCCCACCACACCGCTCAGCAGCTTCTGCAACCCGCCATCCAAGCCCATCACCCCAGTCCAACCCAAACCCGCGCCGCCTAA
- a CDS encoding ABC transporter permease: protein MAFYQPLGWRQLAHEKKKLLAAVAGIAFAVTLMLMQLGFKDALFVSATLLHRNLGGELVLISPLYEAMLSTEGLPERRLQQALAMEEVVAVAPIRWTLAGWKNPWTQRLRSILVIGFDPNTEALQLPDIRHHQSVLQLPRTLVFDTGSRAEYGPVAEEVRSGRELLVELQKQDFEVVGLTQLGSSFVADGNVIVSTRNYARLFPELDSFRMDAGVIKLRPGADVPAVQARLAAVLPADTQVLTRSEFVQLETDFWARATPIGFVFLLGTVVGFIVGAVTVYQILYTDVSHHLSEYATLKAMGWSSAALSRVVIDQALFLSVLGFVPGFLAALVIYHAAVQSTGVPMAMTGARAATVLGLSLLMSVISALLALRQVHRADPAEVF from the coding sequence ATGGCCTTCTATCAGCCCCTCGGTTGGCGACAGCTGGCCCATGAAAAGAAGAAGCTGCTCGCGGCAGTCGCCGGCATCGCCTTCGCTGTCACGCTGATGCTCATGCAACTGGGCTTCAAGGACGCCCTGTTTGTCAGCGCCACCCTGCTGCATCGGAATCTCGGCGGAGAACTGGTGCTCATTAGTCCGCTTTATGAAGCGATGCTATCCACCGAAGGCCTACCTGAGCGCCGCTTGCAGCAAGCACTGGCCATGGAGGAGGTCGTAGCCGTGGCCCCCATTCGCTGGACCCTTGCTGGTTGGAAGAACCCATGGACCCAACGACTACGCAGCATCCTGGTCATTGGCTTTGATCCCAACACGGAGGCGTTGCAGTTGCCAGACATCAGGCACCATCAGTCCGTCTTGCAACTGCCACGGACCCTGGTGTTTGATACCGGATCACGAGCCGAATACGGTCCTGTAGCCGAGGAGGTGCGCAGTGGGCGGGAGCTGCTAGTGGAGTTGCAGAAGCAGGACTTCGAGGTGGTGGGCCTGACACAGTTAGGCAGCTCCTTCGTGGCAGATGGGAACGTCATCGTCAGCACACGTAACTACGCGCGGCTGTTCCCAGAGCTTGATTCGTTCCGCATGGACGCGGGTGTCATCAAGCTGCGTCCCGGCGCAGATGTGCCAGCAGTGCAGGCCCGCCTCGCCGCAGTGCTGCCAGCAGACACCCAGGTTCTGACGCGCAGCGAGTTCGTTCAGCTAGAGACGGACTTCTGGGCACGTGCCACACCGATTGGTTTCGTCTTCTTGTTAGGCACCGTCGTGGGCTTCATTGTCGGGGCGGTCACAGTGTATCAGATCCTCTACACCGATGTGTCTCATCATCTCTCCGAGTATGCCACGCTCAAGGCCATGGGCTGGTCCAGCGCAGCCCTGAGTCGCGTGGTCATCGATCAGGCCCTGTTCCTCTCCGTGCTCGGGTTTGTGCCTGGTTTCCTCGCTGCTCTCGTCATTTACCACGCCGCAGTGCAGTCCACTGGCGTGCCCATGGCCATGACGGGGGCGCGTGCCGCGACAGTGCTCGGACTGTCCCTACTGATGAGCGTGATCTCTGCGCTGCTGGCATTGCGACAAGTTCATCGGGCTGACCCTGCGGAGGTTTTCTGA
- a CDS encoding GAF domain-containing protein — MRYSRKDELTAQVSQLPVHDFTALLQRLSEQMADMLDAMSLLSHTSLREFLGTLLEVLGTKISRILSADRGTVFLLDAPNQELWSLTSVGGDGQPVEIRISVGKGIAGRVAATGLPMIVPDAYAEPAFHREVDQRTGYRTRNILCMPLLGRAGNVLAVVQLINKAHNAGFDSADQKHFHELAEHLSPLMETWITLHQRSAEEVPLVI; from the coding sequence ATGCGATACAGTCGGAAGGACGAGTTAACCGCCCAAGTCAGCCAACTGCCCGTGCATGACTTTACCGCTCTCCTCCAGCGTCTCTCCGAGCAGATGGCCGATATGCTGGATGCCATGTCACTGCTCTCACACACCTCCCTGCGGGAGTTCCTGGGGACACTGTTGGAAGTGCTCGGCACCAAGATTAGCCGCATCCTTAGTGCGGACCGAGGCACCGTTTTTTTGTTGGATGCACCCAACCAAGAACTCTGGTCGCTCACATCTGTCGGGGGAGATGGTCAGCCAGTCGAGATTCGTATCTCCGTGGGAAAAGGCATCGCCGGGCGCGTCGCCGCCACCGGCCTGCCCATGATCGTGCCAGACGCCTATGCTGAACCCGCCTTCCATCGTGAGGTGGATCAGCGCACCGGCTATCGCACCAGAAACATCCTGTGCATGCCCTTGCTTGGCCGGGCTGGCAACGTGCTCGCCGTCGTCCAACTGATCAACAAGGCCCACAACGCCGGTTTCGACTCCGCTGATCAGAAGCACTTTCACGAACTAGCCGAGCACTTGTCCCCACTCATGGAGACCTGGATCACTCTCCATCAACGCAGTGCCGAGGAAGTGCCTCTGGTGATCTGA
- a CDS encoding iron-containing redox enzyme family protein — MTHTKNPTARGPAKARPSITSVLDARIELLLTEIEATVFWKELISPKAKPEFVCAFLREVYLEIVSYQQHVIEAAIASIGQMPRSMPVRMIKALLRHQAEEFDHGEMALRDYVALGGSAEYAQHGHTISTASFSVSAVWWMITKLRDPFAYLGALYPFEGLTPIVSKRVMAILAKKGFPDKAKEYLTFHSTEDEKHAALVKAMIEETVKRYPQAYDSVVNGMERFLAVYPLPVWNAAYKRAKTALGRWSQTTQIPLNPQNQKHTNQTI; from the coding sequence ATGACACACACCAAGAATCCTACTGCTAGAGGACCAGCCAAAGCACGCCCCAGTATTACCTCGGTCCTGGATGCACGCATTGAGCTGCTGCTCACTGAAATCGAAGCCACTGTTTTCTGGAAGGAACTCATTAGCCCAAAGGCCAAGCCAGAGTTCGTGTGTGCCTTTCTACGAGAGGTCTATCTGGAAATCGTTTCCTATCAGCAGCACGTCATTGAGGCCGCCATCGCCAGCATCGGCCAGATGCCCCGCTCAATGCCAGTGCGCATGATCAAGGCACTGCTACGCCATCAGGCAGAAGAGTTCGACCACGGTGAAATGGCTCTGCGTGACTACGTAGCACTCGGAGGGAGTGCGGAATATGCACAGCACGGACACACGATAAGCACGGCCTCATTTTCCGTCTCTGCCGTGTGGTGGATGATCACAAAACTGAGGGATCCCTTCGCGTATCTCGGAGCCTTGTATCCGTTTGAAGGCCTCACCCCCATCGTCTCGAAGCGAGTCATGGCAATCCTGGCCAAGAAGGGCTTCCCCGACAAAGCCAAGGAATACCTCACCTTCCACTCCACCGAGGATGAAAAGCACGCCGCTCTGGTCAAAGCCATGATCGAGGAGACGGTCAAACGCTACCCTCAGGCCTACGACTCTGTCGTCAACGGCATGGAGCGCTTCCTCGCCGTCTATCCCCTCCCCGTCTGGAACGCTGCTTATAAGCGAGCAAAAACTGCCTTGGGCCGATGGTCCCAGACCACCCAGATTCCCCTCAACCCGCAAAACCAGAAACACACAAACCAAACGATATGA
- a CDS encoding BatA domain-containing protein, producing the protein MSWLFPLYLAGAAAVIAPILLHLRRRPPQDRVEFSSLLFLDAQTPVPVSKRRLENWLLLATALPCAHFARLDVLATLSPERLRHNCIAKQRHAHPTRPQRLHAPRGLVAPSPRPGRKAAPSRQTHGSRRFGCF; encoded by the coding sequence ATGTCCTGGCTCTTTCCACTCTACCTCGCAGGTGCCGCAGCGGTCATCGCGCCCATCCTGCTGCACCTGCGCCGCCGCCCGCCGCAGGATCGCGTGGAGTTCAGCTCGCTGCTCTTTCTCGATGCCCAGACGCCGGTGCCCGTGAGCAAGCGTAGGCTCGAAAACTGGCTCCTGCTCGCTACTGCGCTGCCTTGCGCTCATTTTGCTCGCCTTGATGTTCTCGCGACCCTTTCTCCAGAGCGACTCCGCCACAACTGCATCGCCAAACAGCGCCACGCTCATCCTACTCGACCGCAGCGCCTCCATGCGCCGCGCGGACTTGTGGCCCCAAGCCCTCGCCCAGGCCGAAAAGCAGCTCCAAGCCGCCAAACTCACGGATCGCGTCGCTTTGGCTGTTTTTGA
- a CDS encoding peptidase S10: MAISRVLAPALSLALCLHSHAQEAAKETPKPVAPAADEKHEKKDTKPAADAKPTPAPEKSKDASITHGAVTIGGKEVRYKATAAMLPVLKADGKPSAQMFYTAYTAEGADARVRPVTFCFNGGPGSSSVWLHLGAFGPQRVGLAPDGLQPPRPPGGLVPNEYSLLSETDLVFIDPVNTGFSQATDPGKVGEFLGVREDIQAVAEFIRLWITREGRWPSPKFIAGESYGGIRGGGLAEHLASRHRIYLNGLIIVSGLLDYDTLMGTTLNDLPNQVLLPALTAVAHYHHKLPPDLQNGTRDQAVAEARAFAYREYAYALHMARDLPAAERATVVKKLARLTGLPEKLIDAHDMLISAGLFREHLLRDRGLVLGAYDARVTGQDADIAENHPEIDPFMNVVGGIAAASMNAYLRDVLKFERDQPYEALKPQPGWNHGDGNSYTSVNRDLSKAMKGNPHLQVLALMGWADLVTPPDNMIHSLRHLAIPTSLRKNIHLAEYDSGHMMYTNLPDLKKMHADIRAFIQGCLQ, from the coding sequence ATGGCTATTTCACGTGTTCTCGCACCCGCTTTATCACTCGCACTATGTCTCCACTCGCATGCGCAGGAGGCCGCCAAGGAGACTCCTAAGCCTGTGGCACCTGCTGCCGATGAAAAGCACGAGAAAAAGGACACTAAACCAGCGGCTGACGCGAAGCCGACCCCTGCCCCTGAGAAATCGAAGGATGCCTCCATCACGCACGGTGCTGTGACCATCGGTGGCAAGGAAGTGCGCTACAAGGCCACCGCAGCCATGCTGCCGGTGCTGAAAGCGGATGGGAAACCCTCTGCGCAGATGTTCTACACCGCCTACACGGCAGAAGGGGCGGATGCACGGGTGCGACCAGTCACTTTTTGCTTCAATGGCGGTCCTGGGAGCAGCAGTGTGTGGCTTCACCTCGGGGCTTTTGGTCCACAGCGTGTCGGATTAGCGCCTGATGGTCTCCAGCCGCCCAGACCACCCGGCGGACTCGTGCCGAATGAATACTCACTCCTCAGTGAAACCGATCTCGTCTTCATCGACCCGGTGAATACCGGCTTCAGCCAAGCCACGGACCCCGGCAAAGTAGGCGAGTTCCTCGGGGTGCGGGAGGACATCCAGGCCGTGGCAGAATTCATCCGCCTGTGGATCACGCGGGAGGGCCGCTGGCCCTCACCGAAATTCATCGCGGGTGAGAGCTACGGCGGCATCCGTGGCGGTGGACTCGCGGAACATCTGGCTAGCAGGCACCGCATCTATCTCAATGGCCTGATCATCGTATCTGGCCTGCTGGACTATGATACGCTCATGGGCACCACCTTGAACGATCTGCCCAATCAAGTGCTGCTACCCGCGCTGACGGCGGTGGCGCACTATCACCACAAACTCCCGCCAGATCTGCAAAATGGCACGCGTGATCAAGCCGTGGCAGAGGCCCGCGCCTTTGCCTACCGTGAATACGCTTACGCACTGCACATGGCCCGTGATTTACCCGCCGCAGAGCGTGCCACGGTGGTGAAGAAGCTCGCACGCCTCACGGGCCTACCGGAAAAGCTCATTGACGCTCATGACATGCTCATCAGTGCCGGTCTGTTCCGTGAGCATCTGCTGCGTGACCGTGGACTGGTGCTGGGTGCCTACGATGCACGCGTCACGGGCCAGGATGCAGACATCGCCGAGAATCACCCCGAGATTGATCCCTTCATGAACGTCGTCGGTGGCATCGCTGCCGCCAGCATGAATGCTTACCTGCGTGATGTGCTGAAATTTGAGCGCGATCAGCCCTATGAAGCGCTGAAACCGCAGCCCGGCTGGAACCACGGCGATGGCAACAGTTACACCAGCGTGAACCGCGATCTCTCCAAGGCCATGAAGGGCAATCCGCACCTGCAAGTGCTGGCGCTGATGGGCTGGGCGGACCTCGTCACACCGCCGGATAACATGATTCACAGCCTGCGCCACCTAGCTATCCCTACCAGCCTTCGCAAAAACATCCATCTGGCCGAATACGACTCCGGTCACATGATGTACACGAACTTGCCGGACCTGAAAAAGATGCACGCAGACATCCGTGCCTTCATTCAGGGCTGCTTGCAGTGA
- a CDS encoding VWA domain-containing protein, with protein MRRADLWPQALAQAEKQLQAAKLTDRVALAVFDRDFTSVWSFDEDRQSPANRRSAIQSRLAALTPTWSATQLDRALIAAVPSFDSSTATLQKRIHLISDLQEGSKLDALRSIAWPAELTLSVHRLDLASKDNLSLALAASEPDGASDARIRLRLSNTRDSQLRDFALSWDGAAKADTITAQIPPGASRIISAPPNTTQATTLTLTGDTHDFDNRLFIAPPQPRSVRIHFLGKDATRDEAAAPLYYLARALQPTATLAPVLTADEKMPAQAPDMLFIVGSAPAAGLRDYIERGGFLITVPSDAALLKSLLQTDLTITPDTSDDYRMLGDVKTDHSLLKPFADPKLRDFTKLRFWKHRIIAGPNQESGIQNLESLATFDNGHPAILSTRIGKGTLIVLAAGWHPADSQLALSTKFVPLLYGWLSAAGFSHDPTATLLVGDALPLAADQAHTLIDPAGKTHSLKPGESFTTTQIGLHQLQSTPKQTFAVNLSPDESRTLPLDPQKLTEYGVKLTTDAESTASAATSAQRLTATDTEQRQNLWWWFLIALLAILLLETALATRSQPAAA; from the coding sequence ATGCGCCGCGCGGACTTGTGGCCCCAAGCCCTCGCCCAGGCCGAAAAGCAGCTCCAAGCCGCCAAACTCACGGATCGCGTCGCTTTGGCTGTTTTTGACCGCGACTTCACCTCCGTGTGGTCTTTCGATGAAGATCGGCAATCTCCCGCGAATCGGCGCAGCGCCATCCAGAGCCGTCTTGCGGCCCTCACACCGACTTGGAGTGCCACGCAGCTCGACCGCGCTCTGATCGCGGCGGTGCCCAGTTTTGACTCCAGCACCGCCACGCTGCAAAAGCGCATCCATCTCATCTCGGATCTCCAAGAAGGCAGCAAGCTCGATGCCCTTCGCTCCATCGCTTGGCCGGCCGAGCTCACGCTGAGCGTCCATCGCCTCGATTTGGCCTCCAAAGACAATCTCAGCCTCGCACTCGCCGCGAGCGAGCCAGACGGAGCCTCCGACGCACGCATCCGCCTGCGTTTATCCAACACTCGCGACTCACAGCTCCGTGACTTCGCACTCTCTTGGGATGGCGCAGCGAAAGCGGACACCATCACTGCGCAGATACCACCCGGAGCCTCCCGCATCATCTCCGCACCGCCAAACACCACGCAGGCCACCACACTCACGCTCACCGGCGACACGCATGACTTTGACAATCGCCTCTTCATCGCCCCGCCACAGCCACGCAGCGTGCGCATCCACTTCCTCGGCAAAGACGCCACGCGTGATGAAGCTGCCGCGCCGCTCTACTACCTCGCTCGTGCGCTGCAGCCCACCGCCACACTCGCCCCCGTGCTCACGGCGGATGAAAAAATGCCCGCCCAGGCCCCGGATATGCTCTTCATCGTCGGCAGTGCACCAGCCGCTGGCTTGCGAGACTACATCGAGCGCGGCGGCTTCCTCATCACCGTCCCCAGCGATGCCGCTTTGCTCAAATCCCTGCTGCAAACTGATCTCACCATCACGCCAGACACCAGCGACGACTACCGCATGCTCGGCGATGTCAAAACCGACCACTCATTACTAAAACCCTTCGCCGACCCTAAACTCCGCGACTTCACCAAACTCCGCTTTTGGAAGCATCGCATCATCGCTGGACCGAATCAGGAATCAGGAATCCAAAATCTGGAATCCTTAGCCACCTTCGACAATGGCCACCCAGCCATCCTCAGCACCCGCATCGGCAAAGGCACGCTCATCGTCCTCGCCGCCGGTTGGCATCCCGCAGACAGCCAACTCGCCCTCAGCACGAAATTCGTCCCGCTTCTCTACGGTTGGCTCTCTGCCGCAGGTTTCAGCCATGATCCGACTGCCACGCTGCTCGTCGGCGATGCCTTGCCGCTCGCTGCCGATCAAGCCCACACACTCATCGACCCCGCAGGTAAAACCCACAGCCTCAAGCCCGGTGAAAGCTTCACCACCACGCAAATCGGCCTTCATCAGCTCCAGAGCACGCCGAAGCAGACCTTCGCCGTCAACCTCTCGCCCGATGAGAGCCGCACCCTACCGCTCGATCCGCAAAAACTCACCGAATACGGCGTCAAGCTCACCACCGATGCCGAAAGCACCGCAAGCGCCGCCACCTCCGCTCAGCGCCTCACCGCCACCGACACCGAGCAGCGCCAGAACCTCTGGTGGTGGTTCCTCATCGCCCTTTTAGCCATCCTCCTGCTCGAAACCGCCCTCGCCACCCGTTCCCAACCCGCCGCAGCCTAG